One Oncorhynchus clarkii lewisi isolate Uvic-CL-2024 chromosome 31, UVic_Ocla_1.0, whole genome shotgun sequence DNA segment encodes these proteins:
- the LOC139391086 gene encoding general transcription factor II-I repeat domain-containing protein 2-like, whose protein sequence is MAKRKVDTENRGFQTRWESEYMFTKVAGKPVCLLCGESVAVLKEYNLRRHYETKHADTHADATVKASFILAEEIAKSARPFTEGDFIKNCMIKVCDEVCPEKRQLFLNVSLSRNTIAERVDQLSINLKEQLVKKGKDFIAYSLAVDESTDISDIAQLSIFIRGVDSNLSVTEEFLALRPMHGTTTGHDLYEEVSRCVNEMELPWEKLVGLTTDGAPAMCGHRSGLVAKIREKMQEENATGELTAYHCIIHQEALCGKALKMEHVMSIITRTVNFIRAKGLNHRQFKAFLTELETEHGDLPYHTEVRWLSQGKVLQRCFELREEICLFLDSKGKDTTQLRDEMFLCEMAFLCDITSHLNAINLQLQGRDRVISDMYSTVKAFKTKLTLWETQMRKENLSHFPSCQTMKEKLSTSAFPSTQLADKIGMLAADFRRRFADFEAQKSRLELLGNPFAVDVESSPPNLQMELIDLQCNDALRAKYAAVGAAEFARFLPGTMPQLRIQAAQTLSMFGSTYLCEQLFSLMNLNKTSHRSRLTAEHLHSILRISSAQSLTPNIDELVEKMGHHQVSPSTSNK, encoded by the coding sequence atggcaaaacggaaggtggatactgagaaccgggggtttcaaacaaggtgggagtcggagtatatgttcacgaaggtagctggaaaacctgtgtgtcttctgtgtggagaaagtgtggcggtactgaaagagtataatctgagacgacattatgaaacgaaacacgcggacacacacgcggacgcaactgtcaaggccagttttattttggcagaagagatcgctaaatcagcccggccatttacggagggggatttcatcaaaaactgcatgattaaagtttgtgacgaagtttgcccagaaaaaaggcaactctttttaaatgtgagtctgagcagaaacaccattgccgagagagtagaccagttgtccatcaatctaaaagagcagcttgtgaaaaagggaaaagattttattgcatattccttggctgtggatgagagcaccgacatttctgacattgcccagttgtcaattttcatccgcggagtggactccaacctaagcgtgacagaggagtttttggctttacgtcctatgcatggcacaactacggggcatgatttgtatgaagaggtgtcaagatgtgtaaatgagatggagctgccttgggaaaaactcgtgggtttgacaaccgacggagcacctgcgatgtgtggacacaggagcggactggtggcgaagatacgggaaaagatgcaagaggaaaacgcgacaggtgagctgacagcttatcattgtatcatacaccaggaagcgttgtgcggtaaagccttgaaaatggagcatgtaatgagcatcatcacgcgcacagttaactttatcagagccaaaggtttgaatcaccgccagttcaaggcatttctgacggagttagaaacggagcatggtgatttgccttatcacacagaggtgcgatggctaagccagggaaaggtgcttcaaagatgtttcgagcttcgtgaggagatttgtctgttcttggacagcaaagggaaagacacaacacaactccgagacgaaatgtttctgtgtgaaatggcttttctgtgtgacattacgagtcatctgaatgcaataaacttgcagctgcagggtcgggatcgtgtcatctctgatatgtacagtacagtgaaggcatttaaaaccaaactgactctgtgggagacgcagatgcggaaagaaaatttgagccactttcccagctgccagaccatgaaagagaagctctctaccagtgcgttcccgagcacacagttggctgataaaataggtatgcttgccgctgactttcgacgccgatttgctgactttgaagcacaaaaaagcaggttggaactgctcggtaacccatttgctgttgacgtggaaagctcaccaccaaacctccaaatggagttgattgacctccaatgcaatgatgcactgagggcaaaatatgcggcagtgggtgctgcggagttcgcccgtttcctccccggcacaatgccccagctgcgcatccaggctgctcaaacgttgtctatgtttggcagcacatacctgtgtgaacaactgttttctttgatgaacctgaacaaaacatcacacagaagtcgacttactgctgaacacctccactcaattctgaggatttcttcagctcagagccttaccccgaacattgatgaacttgtggaaaagatgggacaccaccaagtatcaccctcaacctcaaacaagtga